A region from the Eleginops maclovinus isolate JMC-PN-2008 ecotype Puerto Natales chromosome 17, JC_Emac_rtc_rv5, whole genome shotgun sequence genome encodes:
- the cald1a gene encoding caldesmon 1a isoform X4 has product MEEMDFERRRELRRQKREEMRLEAERLARNDDDEEEAARERRRRARQERMKGKDTEETGGQPDSLVMTNSHSVTETVSVSSSYGGGADDDEQALMDRMAKREERRQKRMKEALDRQNEMDGTEGNSSSSVTTEKNNAEEERPSSLRRGRNRDNEDEEEKAESYSSRREQQEPREEEEEAAPEGGDEADEGVEEEEEQKVELLEDKPRRSYMRDQESSEEPKMQNEAPTEEETQSVVSEISNQVKTTSSVTEENAVASEEAEEVNERGREEQRKQNGGMHEEEAAPIQHRKPERTLSRGSVRSTEASAGDDQEDAARLEAERKLEELKRRRDDTESEEFERMRQKQQEAEAELEELKRKREERKKVLEEEERLKKQEEGERKAREEEEKRKMKEEIERRRAEAAEKRQKVEDMDEEGRPFKCVSPRGSSLKIGERAEFLNKSAQKSAVKASHAPVVSKIDNRLEQYTSAAQRENKESRSPRSGATDLPMVTDSIRNIKSMWEKGNVFGSPGNGGSPFKEAAVMKTGVAGRINDWLNKTPESGKAAGGRPTDLKPVDVTNKRSLWENKGASPTKVAGGGETKSVANGMGH; this is encoded by the exons ATGGAGGAAATGGACTTTGAGCGGCGCCGGGAGCTGAGGAGGCAGAAACGAGAGGAGATGCGCCTGGAGGCCGAGCG GTTGGCGAGAAATGATGATGACGAGGAGGAGGCTGCCCGCGAGAGGAGGCGCAGGGCACGCCAGGAGAGGATGAAGGGCAAGGACACTGAGGAGACCGGCGGACAGCCAGACAGTCTGGTCATGACCAACAGCCACAG TGTGACCGAGACGGTGTCTGTGAGCAGCTCTTATGGAGGAGGCGCAGACGACGATGAGCAGGCCCTAATGGATCGCATGGCCAAACGGGAGGAGAGACGGCAGAAACGCATGAAGGAGGCGCTGGATAGACAAAACGAGATGGATGGGACAGAGGGTAACAGCAGTAGCAGCGTCACCACGGAGAAAAACAACGCAGAAGAGGAGAGGCCATCCTCCTTGCGCAGGGGTCGTAACCGTGAcaatgaggatgaagaggagaaggcTGAGTCTTACAGCTCAAGGAGAGAGCAGCAGGAGCcgagggaggaagaagaggaggctgcGCCTGAGGGGGGAGATGAAGCAGATGAGggtgtggaggaagaggaggagcagaaagtggagctgttggaggacaaACCGAGGAGGTCCTACATGAGAGACCAA GAATCATCTGAAGAACCTAAAATGCAAAACGAG GCACCCACTGAAGAAGAAACTCAGTCTGTAGTCAGTGAGATTTCAAACCAGGTCAAGACAACAAGTTCAGTGACTGAGGAGAATGCAGTAGCGTCAGAGGAGGCTGAGGAG GTGAAtgagagaggcagggaggagcagaggaagcaGAACGGAGGAATGCACGAGGAGGAGGCGGCTCCCATACAGCACAGGAAACCTGAGAGGACCctgag TCGCGGCAGTGTGCGTTCCACCGAGGCGTCCGCCGGTGACGACCAGGAAGACGCCGCCCGCCTGGAGGCAGAGCGcaagctggaggagctgaagcGCCGCCGTGACGACACCGAGAGCGAGGAGTTCGAGAGGATGAGGCAGAAGCAGCAGGAAGCTGAAGCCGaactggaggagctgaagaggaagagggaggagaggaagaaggtgctggaggaggaggagcggctgaagaagcaggaggagggggagagaaaagcCAGAGAGGAG GAGGAGAAGCGGAAGATGAAGGAGGAGATTGAGAGGAGGAGAGCGGAGGCAGCTGAGAAGAGGCAGAAGGTGGAGGACATGGACGAGGAGGGCCGGCCTTTCAAGTGCGTCAGCCCTCGAGGCTCCTCTCTGAAG ATTGGAGAGAGGGCAGAGTTCCTGAACAAGTCTGCACAGAAGAG CGCAGTGAAGGCGTCTCATGCTCCCGTGGTGTCCAAGATAGACAACAGGCTGGAGCAGTACACCTCTGCTGCTCAG agagagaacaagGAGTCCCGGTCCCCCCGCTCCGGAGCCACGGATCTCCCCATGGTTACCGACAGCATCCGAAACATCAAGAGCATGTGGGAGAAAGGCAACGTATTCGGCTCACCTGGAAACGGAGGAAGCCCGTTCAAG gaagcagctgtGATGAAGACAGGCGTGGCGGGTCGCATTAACGACTGGCTGAATAAAACCCCGGAGAGCGGCAAAGCGGCAGGAGGAAGGCCAACG GACCTGAAGCCCGTGGACGTCACCAACAAGAGGAGTCTATGGGAAAACAAAGGTGCCTCTCCAACCAAG gtGGCAGGCGGAGGGGAGACCAAATCAGTCGCCAACG GTATGGGACACTAA
- the cald1a gene encoding caldesmon 1a isoform X3, which yields MEEMDFERRRELRRQKREEMRLEAERLARNDDDEEEAARERRRRARQERMKGKDTEETGGQPDSLVMTNSHSVTETVSVSSSYGGGADDDEQALMDRMAKREERRQKRMKEALDRQNEMDGTEGNSSSSVTTEKNNAEEERPSSLRRGRNRDNEDEEEKAESYSSRREQQEPREEEEEAAPEGGDEADEGVEEEEEQKVELLEDKPRRSYMRDQESSEEPKMQNEAPTEEETQSVVSEISNQVKTTSSVTEENAVASEEAEEVNERGREEQRKQNGGMHEEEAAPIQHRKPERTLSRGSVRSTEASAGDDQEDAARLEAERKLEELKRRRDDTESEEFERMRQKQQEAEAELEELKRKREERKKVLEEEERLKKQEEGERKAREEEEKRKMKEEIERRRAEAAEKRQKVEDMDEEGRPFKCVSPRGSSLKIGERAEFLNKSAQKSSAVKASHAPVVSKIDNRLEQYTSAAQRENKESRSPRSGATDLPMVTDSIRNIKSMWEKGNVFGSPGNGGSPFKEAAVMKTGVAGRINDWLNKTPESGKAAGGRPTDLKPVDVTNKRSLWENKGASPTKVAGGGETKSVANGMGH from the exons ATGGAGGAAATGGACTTTGAGCGGCGCCGGGAGCTGAGGAGGCAGAAACGAGAGGAGATGCGCCTGGAGGCCGAGCG GTTGGCGAGAAATGATGATGACGAGGAGGAGGCTGCCCGCGAGAGGAGGCGCAGGGCACGCCAGGAGAGGATGAAGGGCAAGGACACTGAGGAGACCGGCGGACAGCCAGACAGTCTGGTCATGACCAACAGCCACAG TGTGACCGAGACGGTGTCTGTGAGCAGCTCTTATGGAGGAGGCGCAGACGACGATGAGCAGGCCCTAATGGATCGCATGGCCAAACGGGAGGAGAGACGGCAGAAACGCATGAAGGAGGCGCTGGATAGACAAAACGAGATGGATGGGACAGAGGGTAACAGCAGTAGCAGCGTCACCACGGAGAAAAACAACGCAGAAGAGGAGAGGCCATCCTCCTTGCGCAGGGGTCGTAACCGTGAcaatgaggatgaagaggagaaggcTGAGTCTTACAGCTCAAGGAGAGAGCAGCAGGAGCcgagggaggaagaagaggaggctgcGCCTGAGGGGGGAGATGAAGCAGATGAGggtgtggaggaagaggaggagcagaaagtggagctgttggaggacaaACCGAGGAGGTCCTACATGAGAGACCAA GAATCATCTGAAGAACCTAAAATGCAAAACGAG GCACCCACTGAAGAAGAAACTCAGTCTGTAGTCAGTGAGATTTCAAACCAGGTCAAGACAACAAGTTCAGTGACTGAGGAGAATGCAGTAGCGTCAGAGGAGGCTGAGGAG GTGAAtgagagaggcagggaggagcagaggaagcaGAACGGAGGAATGCACGAGGAGGAGGCGGCTCCCATACAGCACAGGAAACCTGAGAGGACCctgag TCGCGGCAGTGTGCGTTCCACCGAGGCGTCCGCCGGTGACGACCAGGAAGACGCCGCCCGCCTGGAGGCAGAGCGcaagctggaggagctgaagcGCCGCCGTGACGACACCGAGAGCGAGGAGTTCGAGAGGATGAGGCAGAAGCAGCAGGAAGCTGAAGCCGaactggaggagctgaagaggaagagggaggagaggaagaaggtgctggaggaggaggagcggctgaagaagcaggaggagggggagagaaaagcCAGAGAGGAG GAGGAGAAGCGGAAGATGAAGGAGGAGATTGAGAGGAGGAGAGCGGAGGCAGCTGAGAAGAGGCAGAAGGTGGAGGACATGGACGAGGAGGGCCGGCCTTTCAAGTGCGTCAGCCCTCGAGGCTCCTCTCTGAAG ATTGGAGAGAGGGCAGAGTTCCTGAACAAGTCTGCACAGAAGAG CAGCGCAGTGAAGGCGTCTCATGCTCCCGTGGTGTCCAAGATAGACAACAGGCTGGAGCAGTACACCTCTGCTGCTCAG agagagaacaagGAGTCCCGGTCCCCCCGCTCCGGAGCCACGGATCTCCCCATGGTTACCGACAGCATCCGAAACATCAAGAGCATGTGGGAGAAAGGCAACGTATTCGGCTCACCTGGAAACGGAGGAAGCCCGTTCAAG gaagcagctgtGATGAAGACAGGCGTGGCGGGTCGCATTAACGACTGGCTGAATAAAACCCCGGAGAGCGGCAAAGCGGCAGGAGGAAGGCCAACG GACCTGAAGCCCGTGGACGTCACCAACAAGAGGAGTCTATGGGAAAACAAAGGTGCCTCTCCAACCAAG gtGGCAGGCGGAGGGGAGACCAAATCAGTCGCCAACG GTATGGGACACTAA
- the cald1a gene encoding caldesmon 1a isoform X6, translating to MEEMDFERRRELRRQKREEMRLEAERLARNDDDEEEAARERRRRARQERMKGKDTEETGGQPDSLVMTNSHSVTETVSVSSSYGGGADDDEQALMDRMAKREERRQKRMKEALDRQNEMDGTEGNSSSSVTTEKNNAEEERPSSLRRGRNRDNEDEEEKAESYSSRREQQEPREEEEEAAPEGGDEADEGVEEEEEQKVELLEDKPRRSYMRDQVNERGREEQRKQNGGMHEEEAAPIQHRKPERTLSRGSVRSTEASAGDDQEDAARLEAERKLEELKRRRDDTESEEFERMRQKQQEAEAELEELKRKREERKKVLEEEERLKKQEEGERKAREEEEKRKMKEEIERRRAEAAEKRQKVEDMDEEGRPFKCVSPRGSSLKIGERAEFLNKSAQKSSAVKASHAPVVSKIDNRLEQYTSAAQRENKESRSPRSGATDLPMVTDSIRNIKSMWEKGNVFGSPGNGGSPFKEAAVMKTGVAGRINDWLNKTPESGKAAGGRPTDLKPVDVTNKRSLWENKGASPTKVAGGGETKSVANGMGH from the exons ATGGAGGAAATGGACTTTGAGCGGCGCCGGGAGCTGAGGAGGCAGAAACGAGAGGAGATGCGCCTGGAGGCCGAGCG GTTGGCGAGAAATGATGATGACGAGGAGGAGGCTGCCCGCGAGAGGAGGCGCAGGGCACGCCAGGAGAGGATGAAGGGCAAGGACACTGAGGAGACCGGCGGACAGCCAGACAGTCTGGTCATGACCAACAGCCACAG TGTGACCGAGACGGTGTCTGTGAGCAGCTCTTATGGAGGAGGCGCAGACGACGATGAGCAGGCCCTAATGGATCGCATGGCCAAACGGGAGGAGAGACGGCAGAAACGCATGAAGGAGGCGCTGGATAGACAAAACGAGATGGATGGGACAGAGGGTAACAGCAGTAGCAGCGTCACCACGGAGAAAAACAACGCAGAAGAGGAGAGGCCATCCTCCTTGCGCAGGGGTCGTAACCGTGAcaatgaggatgaagaggagaaggcTGAGTCTTACAGCTCAAGGAGAGAGCAGCAGGAGCcgagggaggaagaagaggaggctgcGCCTGAGGGGGGAGATGAAGCAGATGAGggtgtggaggaagaggaggagcagaaagtggagctgttggaggacaaACCGAGGAGGTCCTACATGAGAGACCAA GTGAAtgagagaggcagggaggagcagaggaagcaGAACGGAGGAATGCACGAGGAGGAGGCGGCTCCCATACAGCACAGGAAACCTGAGAGGACCctgag TCGCGGCAGTGTGCGTTCCACCGAGGCGTCCGCCGGTGACGACCAGGAAGACGCCGCCCGCCTGGAGGCAGAGCGcaagctggaggagctgaagcGCCGCCGTGACGACACCGAGAGCGAGGAGTTCGAGAGGATGAGGCAGAAGCAGCAGGAAGCTGAAGCCGaactggaggagctgaagaggaagagggaggagaggaagaaggtgctggaggaggaggagcggctgaagaagcaggaggagggggagagaaaagcCAGAGAGGAG GAGGAGAAGCGGAAGATGAAGGAGGAGATTGAGAGGAGGAGAGCGGAGGCAGCTGAGAAGAGGCAGAAGGTGGAGGACATGGACGAGGAGGGCCGGCCTTTCAAGTGCGTCAGCCCTCGAGGCTCCTCTCTGAAG ATTGGAGAGAGGGCAGAGTTCCTGAACAAGTCTGCACAGAAGAG CAGCGCAGTGAAGGCGTCTCATGCTCCCGTGGTGTCCAAGATAGACAACAGGCTGGAGCAGTACACCTCTGCTGCTCAG agagagaacaagGAGTCCCGGTCCCCCCGCTCCGGAGCCACGGATCTCCCCATGGTTACCGACAGCATCCGAAACATCAAGAGCATGTGGGAGAAAGGCAACGTATTCGGCTCACCTGGAAACGGAGGAAGCCCGTTCAAG gaagcagctgtGATGAAGACAGGCGTGGCGGGTCGCATTAACGACTGGCTGAATAAAACCCCGGAGAGCGGCAAAGCGGCAGGAGGAAGGCCAACG GACCTGAAGCCCGTGGACGTCACCAACAAGAGGAGTCTATGGGAAAACAAAGGTGCCTCTCCAACCAAG gtGGCAGGCGGAGGGGAGACCAAATCAGTCGCCAACG GTATGGGACACTAA
- the cald1a gene encoding caldesmon 1a isoform X5 — protein sequence MEEMDFERRRELRRQKREEMRLEAERLARNDDDEEEAARERRRRARQERMKGKDTEETGGQPDSLVMTNSHSVTETVSVSSSYGGGADDDEQALMDRMAKREERRQKRMKEALDRQNEMDGTEGNSSSSVTTEKNNAEEERPSSLRRGRNRDNEDEEEKAESYSSRREQQEPREEEEEAAPEGGDEADEGVEEEEEQKVELLEDKPRRSYMRDQESSEEPKMQNEVNERGREEQRKQNGGMHEEEAAPIQHRKPERTLSRGSVRSTEASAGDDQEDAARLEAERKLEELKRRRDDTESEEFERMRQKQQEAEAELEELKRKREERKKVLEEEERLKKQEEGERKAREEEEKRKMKEEIERRRAEAAEKRQKVEDMDEEGRPFKCVSPRGSSLKIGERAEFLNKSAQKSSAVKASHAPVVSKIDNRLEQYTSAAQRENKESRSPRSGATDLPMVTDSIRNIKSMWEKGNVFGSPGNGGSPFKEAAVMKTGVAGRINDWLNKTPESGKAAGGRPTDLKPVDVTNKRSLWENKGASPTKVAGGGETKSVANGMGH from the exons ATGGAGGAAATGGACTTTGAGCGGCGCCGGGAGCTGAGGAGGCAGAAACGAGAGGAGATGCGCCTGGAGGCCGAGCG GTTGGCGAGAAATGATGATGACGAGGAGGAGGCTGCCCGCGAGAGGAGGCGCAGGGCACGCCAGGAGAGGATGAAGGGCAAGGACACTGAGGAGACCGGCGGACAGCCAGACAGTCTGGTCATGACCAACAGCCACAG TGTGACCGAGACGGTGTCTGTGAGCAGCTCTTATGGAGGAGGCGCAGACGACGATGAGCAGGCCCTAATGGATCGCATGGCCAAACGGGAGGAGAGACGGCAGAAACGCATGAAGGAGGCGCTGGATAGACAAAACGAGATGGATGGGACAGAGGGTAACAGCAGTAGCAGCGTCACCACGGAGAAAAACAACGCAGAAGAGGAGAGGCCATCCTCCTTGCGCAGGGGTCGTAACCGTGAcaatgaggatgaagaggagaaggcTGAGTCTTACAGCTCAAGGAGAGAGCAGCAGGAGCcgagggaggaagaagaggaggctgcGCCTGAGGGGGGAGATGAAGCAGATGAGggtgtggaggaagaggaggagcagaaagtggagctgttggaggacaaACCGAGGAGGTCCTACATGAGAGACCAA GAATCATCTGAAGAACCTAAAATGCAAAACGAG GTGAAtgagagaggcagggaggagcagaggaagcaGAACGGAGGAATGCACGAGGAGGAGGCGGCTCCCATACAGCACAGGAAACCTGAGAGGACCctgag TCGCGGCAGTGTGCGTTCCACCGAGGCGTCCGCCGGTGACGACCAGGAAGACGCCGCCCGCCTGGAGGCAGAGCGcaagctggaggagctgaagcGCCGCCGTGACGACACCGAGAGCGAGGAGTTCGAGAGGATGAGGCAGAAGCAGCAGGAAGCTGAAGCCGaactggaggagctgaagaggaagagggaggagaggaagaaggtgctggaggaggaggagcggctgaagaagcaggaggagggggagagaaaagcCAGAGAGGAG GAGGAGAAGCGGAAGATGAAGGAGGAGATTGAGAGGAGGAGAGCGGAGGCAGCTGAGAAGAGGCAGAAGGTGGAGGACATGGACGAGGAGGGCCGGCCTTTCAAGTGCGTCAGCCCTCGAGGCTCCTCTCTGAAG ATTGGAGAGAGGGCAGAGTTCCTGAACAAGTCTGCACAGAAGAG CAGCGCAGTGAAGGCGTCTCATGCTCCCGTGGTGTCCAAGATAGACAACAGGCTGGAGCAGTACACCTCTGCTGCTCAG agagagaacaagGAGTCCCGGTCCCCCCGCTCCGGAGCCACGGATCTCCCCATGGTTACCGACAGCATCCGAAACATCAAGAGCATGTGGGAGAAAGGCAACGTATTCGGCTCACCTGGAAACGGAGGAAGCCCGTTCAAG gaagcagctgtGATGAAGACAGGCGTGGCGGGTCGCATTAACGACTGGCTGAATAAAACCCCGGAGAGCGGCAAAGCGGCAGGAGGAAGGCCAACG GACCTGAAGCCCGTGGACGTCACCAACAAGAGGAGTCTATGGGAAAACAAAGGTGCCTCTCCAACCAAG gtGGCAGGCGGAGGGGAGACCAAATCAGTCGCCAACG GTATGGGACACTAA
- the cald1a gene encoding caldesmon 1a isoform X2 — protein sequence MEEMDFERRRELRRQKREEMRLEAERLARNDDDEEEAARERRRRARQERMKGKDTEETGGQPDSLVMTNSHSVTETVSVSSSYGGGADDDEQALMDRMAKREERRQKRMKEALDRQNEMDGTEGNSSSSVTTEKNNAEEERPSSLRRGRNRDNEDEEEKAESYSSRREQQEPREEEEEAAPEGGDEADEGVEEEEEQKVELLEDKPRRSYMRDQESSEEPKMQNEAPTEEETQSVVSEISNQVKTTSSVTEENAVASEEAEEVPGDNYVDYSSENKSMCLRNVTDEDNEVSEILHSEDNEVNERGREEQRKQNGGMHEEEAAPIQHRKPERTLSRGSVRSTEASAGDDQEDAARLEAERKLEELKRRRDDTESEEFERMRQKQQEAEAELEELKRKREERKKVLEEEERLKKQEEGERKAREEEEKRKMKEEIERRRAEAAEKRQKVEDMDEEGRPFKCVSPRGSSLKIGERAEFLNKSAQKSAVKASHAPVVSKIDNRLEQYTSAAQRENKESRSPRSGATDLPMVTDSIRNIKSMWEKGNVFGSPGNGGSPFKEAAVMKTGVAGRINDWLNKTPESGKAAGGRPTDLKPVDVTNKRSLWENKGASPTKVAGGGETKSVANGMGH from the exons ATGGAGGAAATGGACTTTGAGCGGCGCCGGGAGCTGAGGAGGCAGAAACGAGAGGAGATGCGCCTGGAGGCCGAGCG GTTGGCGAGAAATGATGATGACGAGGAGGAGGCTGCCCGCGAGAGGAGGCGCAGGGCACGCCAGGAGAGGATGAAGGGCAAGGACACTGAGGAGACCGGCGGACAGCCAGACAGTCTGGTCATGACCAACAGCCACAG TGTGACCGAGACGGTGTCTGTGAGCAGCTCTTATGGAGGAGGCGCAGACGACGATGAGCAGGCCCTAATGGATCGCATGGCCAAACGGGAGGAGAGACGGCAGAAACGCATGAAGGAGGCGCTGGATAGACAAAACGAGATGGATGGGACAGAGGGTAACAGCAGTAGCAGCGTCACCACGGAGAAAAACAACGCAGAAGAGGAGAGGCCATCCTCCTTGCGCAGGGGTCGTAACCGTGAcaatgaggatgaagaggagaaggcTGAGTCTTACAGCTCAAGGAGAGAGCAGCAGGAGCcgagggaggaagaagaggaggctgcGCCTGAGGGGGGAGATGAAGCAGATGAGggtgtggaggaagaggaggagcagaaagtggagctgttggaggacaaACCGAGGAGGTCCTACATGAGAGACCAA GAATCATCTGAAGAACCTAAAATGCAAAACGAG GCACCCACTGAAGAAGAAACTCAGTCTGTAGTCAGTGAGATTTCAAACCAGGTCAAGACAACAAGTTCAGTGACTGAGGAGAATGCAGTAGCGTCAGAGGAGGCTGAGGAGGTACCTGGGGATAATTATGTAGATTATTCATCAGAGAATAAGTCTATGTGTCTCAGAAATGTCACTGACGAGGACAATGAGGTCTCTGAGATACTGCATTCAGAGGATAATGAG GTGAAtgagagaggcagggaggagcagaggaagcaGAACGGAGGAATGCACGAGGAGGAGGCGGCTCCCATACAGCACAGGAAACCTGAGAGGACCctgag TCGCGGCAGTGTGCGTTCCACCGAGGCGTCCGCCGGTGACGACCAGGAAGACGCCGCCCGCCTGGAGGCAGAGCGcaagctggaggagctgaagcGCCGCCGTGACGACACCGAGAGCGAGGAGTTCGAGAGGATGAGGCAGAAGCAGCAGGAAGCTGAAGCCGaactggaggagctgaagaggaagagggaggagaggaagaaggtgctggaggaggaggagcggctgaagaagcaggaggagggggagagaaaagcCAGAGAGGAG GAGGAGAAGCGGAAGATGAAGGAGGAGATTGAGAGGAGGAGAGCGGAGGCAGCTGAGAAGAGGCAGAAGGTGGAGGACATGGACGAGGAGGGCCGGCCTTTCAAGTGCGTCAGCCCTCGAGGCTCCTCTCTGAAG ATTGGAGAGAGGGCAGAGTTCCTGAACAAGTCTGCACAGAAGAG CGCAGTGAAGGCGTCTCATGCTCCCGTGGTGTCCAAGATAGACAACAGGCTGGAGCAGTACACCTCTGCTGCTCAG agagagaacaagGAGTCCCGGTCCCCCCGCTCCGGAGCCACGGATCTCCCCATGGTTACCGACAGCATCCGAAACATCAAGAGCATGTGGGAGAAAGGCAACGTATTCGGCTCACCTGGAAACGGAGGAAGCCCGTTCAAG gaagcagctgtGATGAAGACAGGCGTGGCGGGTCGCATTAACGACTGGCTGAATAAAACCCCGGAGAGCGGCAAAGCGGCAGGAGGAAGGCCAACG GACCTGAAGCCCGTGGACGTCACCAACAAGAGGAGTCTATGGGAAAACAAAGGTGCCTCTCCAACCAAG gtGGCAGGCGGAGGGGAGACCAAATCAGTCGCCAACG GTATGGGACACTAA
- the cald1a gene encoding caldesmon 1a isoform X1: protein MEEMDFERRRELRRQKREEMRLEAERLARNDDDEEEAARERRRRARQERMKGKDTEETGGQPDSLVMTNSHSVTETVSVSSSYGGGADDDEQALMDRMAKREERRQKRMKEALDRQNEMDGTEGNSSSSVTTEKNNAEEERPSSLRRGRNRDNEDEEEKAESYSSRREQQEPREEEEEAAPEGGDEADEGVEEEEEQKVELLEDKPRRSYMRDQESSEEPKMQNEAPTEEETQSVVSEISNQVKTTSSVTEENAVASEEAEEVPGDNYVDYSSENKSMCLRNVTDEDNEVSEILHSEDNEVNERGREEQRKQNGGMHEEEAAPIQHRKPERTLSRGSVRSTEASAGDDQEDAARLEAERKLEELKRRRDDTESEEFERMRQKQQEAEAELEELKRKREERKKVLEEEERLKKQEEGERKAREEEEKRKMKEEIERRRAEAAEKRQKVEDMDEEGRPFKCVSPRGSSLKIGERAEFLNKSAQKSSAVKASHAPVVSKIDNRLEQYTSAAQRENKESRSPRSGATDLPMVTDSIRNIKSMWEKGNVFGSPGNGGSPFKEAAVMKTGVAGRINDWLNKTPESGKAAGGRPTDLKPVDVTNKRSLWENKGASPTKVAGGGETKSVANGMGH, encoded by the exons ATGGAGGAAATGGACTTTGAGCGGCGCCGGGAGCTGAGGAGGCAGAAACGAGAGGAGATGCGCCTGGAGGCCGAGCG GTTGGCGAGAAATGATGATGACGAGGAGGAGGCTGCCCGCGAGAGGAGGCGCAGGGCACGCCAGGAGAGGATGAAGGGCAAGGACACTGAGGAGACCGGCGGACAGCCAGACAGTCTGGTCATGACCAACAGCCACAG TGTGACCGAGACGGTGTCTGTGAGCAGCTCTTATGGAGGAGGCGCAGACGACGATGAGCAGGCCCTAATGGATCGCATGGCCAAACGGGAGGAGAGACGGCAGAAACGCATGAAGGAGGCGCTGGATAGACAAAACGAGATGGATGGGACAGAGGGTAACAGCAGTAGCAGCGTCACCACGGAGAAAAACAACGCAGAAGAGGAGAGGCCATCCTCCTTGCGCAGGGGTCGTAACCGTGAcaatgaggatgaagaggagaaggcTGAGTCTTACAGCTCAAGGAGAGAGCAGCAGGAGCcgagggaggaagaagaggaggctgcGCCTGAGGGGGGAGATGAAGCAGATGAGggtgtggaggaagaggaggagcagaaagtggagctgttggaggacaaACCGAGGAGGTCCTACATGAGAGACCAA GAATCATCTGAAGAACCTAAAATGCAAAACGAG GCACCCACTGAAGAAGAAACTCAGTCTGTAGTCAGTGAGATTTCAAACCAGGTCAAGACAACAAGTTCAGTGACTGAGGAGAATGCAGTAGCGTCAGAGGAGGCTGAGGAGGTACCTGGGGATAATTATGTAGATTATTCATCAGAGAATAAGTCTATGTGTCTCAGAAATGTCACTGACGAGGACAATGAGGTCTCTGAGATACTGCATTCAGAGGATAATGAG GTGAAtgagagaggcagggaggagcagaggaagcaGAACGGAGGAATGCACGAGGAGGAGGCGGCTCCCATACAGCACAGGAAACCTGAGAGGACCctgag TCGCGGCAGTGTGCGTTCCACCGAGGCGTCCGCCGGTGACGACCAGGAAGACGCCGCCCGCCTGGAGGCAGAGCGcaagctggaggagctgaagcGCCGCCGTGACGACACCGAGAGCGAGGAGTTCGAGAGGATGAGGCAGAAGCAGCAGGAAGCTGAAGCCGaactggaggagctgaagaggaagagggaggagaggaagaaggtgctggaggaggaggagcggctgaagaagcaggaggagggggagagaaaagcCAGAGAGGAG GAGGAGAAGCGGAAGATGAAGGAGGAGATTGAGAGGAGGAGAGCGGAGGCAGCTGAGAAGAGGCAGAAGGTGGAGGACATGGACGAGGAGGGCCGGCCTTTCAAGTGCGTCAGCCCTCGAGGCTCCTCTCTGAAG ATTGGAGAGAGGGCAGAGTTCCTGAACAAGTCTGCACAGAAGAG CAGCGCAGTGAAGGCGTCTCATGCTCCCGTGGTGTCCAAGATAGACAACAGGCTGGAGCAGTACACCTCTGCTGCTCAG agagagaacaagGAGTCCCGGTCCCCCCGCTCCGGAGCCACGGATCTCCCCATGGTTACCGACAGCATCCGAAACATCAAGAGCATGTGGGAGAAAGGCAACGTATTCGGCTCACCTGGAAACGGAGGAAGCCCGTTCAAG gaagcagctgtGATGAAGACAGGCGTGGCGGGTCGCATTAACGACTGGCTGAATAAAACCCCGGAGAGCGGCAAAGCGGCAGGAGGAAGGCCAACG GACCTGAAGCCCGTGGACGTCACCAACAAGAGGAGTCTATGGGAAAACAAAGGTGCCTCTCCAACCAAG gtGGCAGGCGGAGGGGAGACCAAATCAGTCGCCAACG GTATGGGACACTAA